A stretch of Natronococcus sp. CG52 DNA encodes these proteins:
- a CDS encoding 30S ribosomal protein S4, producing MPLGTDTKQYETPNHPYQGERISDEHSLVDRYGLSNKEELWRAQSELRSYRREARDLLGQAQDDEIVIRRSEEFLGRLKRVGILDEADELGDVLSLEIEDVLERRLQTVAYRKGLANTTQQARQFITHGHIVVDGQRHCIPSYVVDVDEEDLVAFEENSPLADELHPERAEGQ from the coding sequence ATGCCGCTCGGAACTGACACCAAACAGTACGAGACGCCGAACCACCCGTACCAGGGAGAGCGCATTTCGGACGAGCACTCGCTGGTCGACCGCTACGGCCTCAGCAACAAAGAAGAGCTCTGGCGAGCGCAGTCCGAGCTTCGTTCCTACCGGCGCGAGGCCCGCGACCTGCTCGGTCAGGCCCAGGACGACGAGATCGTTATTCGTCGCTCCGAGGAGTTCCTCGGGCGACTCAAGCGCGTCGGCATTCTCGACGAAGCGGACGAACTCGGCGACGTCCTCAGTCTCGAAATCGAGGACGTCCTCGAGCGTCGTCTCCAGACCGTCGCCTACCGCAAGGGGCTCGCCAACACCACCCAGCAGGCCCGGCAGTTCATCACGCACGGGCACATCGTGGTCGACGGCCAGCGCCACTGCATCCCGTCGTACGTCGTCGACGTCGACGAGGAAGACCTCGTCGCCTTCGAGGAGAACAGTCCACTTGCAGACGAACTCCACCCGGAACGGGCGGAGGGTCAATAA